One genomic segment of Deltaproteobacteria bacterium includes these proteins:
- the secE gene encoding preprotein translocase subunit SecE, whose product MEKIDRAKEFLAEARQEIKKVTWPTRQQTMTSTWVVLAVTFILALFLGLVDMAFAKLVGLILK is encoded by the coding sequence ATGGAAAAGATAGACAGGGCTAAAGAGTTTCTGGCCGAGGCCAGGCAGGAAATAAAGAAGGTAACCTGGCCCACGAGACAGCAGACCATGACCTCCACGTGGGTGGTGCTCGCGGTCACGTTCATCCTGGCTTTGTTCCTCGGCCTGGTGGATATGGCATTCGCGAAACTGGTCGGCCTGATATTGAAATAA
- the nusG gene encoding transcription termination/antitermination protein NusG, with protein MGRKWYVVHTYSGYENKVKAALEEKIKTSGKEGLFGEVLVPSEKVVDMVKGQKRTTSRKFFPGYILINMELNDETWHLVKGIPKVTGFVGGQETPPTISEEEVHKITRQMEEGAVKPKPKVSFERGENVRVIDGPFTNFTGVVEEVKPDKGKLRVLVSIFGRATPVELDFVQVEKS; from the coding sequence ATGGGGAGAAAGTGGTACGTGGTTCATACCTATTCCGGGTATGAGAACAAGGTAAAGGCCGCGCTGGAGGAGAAGATAAAGACCTCAGGCAAGGAAGGCCTCTTCGGCGAGGTGCTTGTCCCTTCCGAGAAGGTAGTGGACATGGTAAAGGGCCAGAAAAGGACCACTTCGCGCAAGTTCTTCCCCGGCTACATCCTCATTAACATGGAGCTTAACGACGAGACATGGCATCTCGTAAAGGGCATTCCCAAGGTGACGGGGTTTGTGGGCGGGCAGGAGACGCCTCCGACCATCTCCGAAGAGGAAGTCCACAAGATTACCCGCCAGATGGAAGAGGGCGCCGTAAAGCCCAAGCCCAAGGTAAGCTTCGAGAGGGGCGAAAACGTGAGGGTCATTGACGGCCCTTTCACCAACTTCACGGGTGTCGTGGAGGAAGTGAAGCCCGACAAAGGGAAGCTCCGCGTTCTCGTGAGCATTTTCGGCAGGGCAACGCCTGTCGAGCTGGATTTCGTTCAGGTCGAGAAGTCCTGA
- the rplK gene encoding 50S ribosomal protein L11: protein MAKKVTGQVKLQIPAGKATPSPPVGPALGQHGVNIMEFCKAFNARTQAQDGMIIPVVITVYSDRSFSFITKTPPASVLLLKAAGIEKGSKEPNKTKVAKVTKKQVEDIAKLKMPDLTAGSLEAAIKTVEGTARSMGITVEG, encoded by the coding sequence ATGGCAAAAAAGGTTACAGGACAGGTAAAGCTGCAGATACCTGCCGGCAAGGCGACCCCTTCGCCCCCGGTCGGCCCGGCGCTCGGCCAGCACGGCGTCAACATAATGGAGTTCTGCAAGGCGTTCAACGCCAGGACCCAGGCCCAGGACGGCATGATCATACCCGTGGTCATAACCGTATACTCGGACAGGTCGTTCTCGTTCATAACCAAGACACCCCCGGCTTCCGTGCTGCTCTTGAAGGCCGCAGGCATCGAGAAGGGCTCGAAGGAGCCCAACAAGACGAAGGTGGCCAAGGTAACGAAGAAGCAGGTAGAGGACATAGCCAAGCTCAAGATGCCGGACCTGACGGCAGGGAGCCTCGAAGCGGCGATAAAGACGGTCGAGGGCACTGCCAGGAGCATGGGCATCACGGTGGAGGGTTAG
- the rplA gene encoding 50S ribosomal protein L1: MGKRYEAAKAKVEADKAYEIEEGFKLVPETVCAKFDETVEVSGRLGVDPKHPDQMVRGTVVLPHGIGKTVRVLVFAKGEKAVEAQEAGADFVGAEDLLEKVSKGWLDFDAIVATPDIMGAVGKLGKVLGPRGLMPNPKLGTVTFEVKKAVSDLKAGKVEFRVDKAGNIHVPVGKASFGATKLKENFLALMEAIVKAKPAASKGTYLRSLFLSTTMGPSIRLNPVEVRNLFK; this comes from the coding sequence ATGGGAAAGAGATACGAGGCCGCCAAGGCAAAGGTCGAAGCCGATAAGGCTTACGAAATAGAAGAAGGTTTCAAGCTGGTCCCGGAGACCGTATGCGCCAAGTTCGACGAGACGGTCGAGGTCTCCGGCAGGCTGGGGGTCGACCCCAAGCACCCTGACCAGATGGTGAGGGGCACGGTCGTCCTCCCGCACGGCATAGGGAAGACCGTCCGCGTGCTGGTCTTCGCCAAGGGCGAGAAGGCCGTGGAGGCCCAGGAGGCGGGGGCCGACTTCGTCGGCGCAGAGGACCTCCTTGAGAAAGTATCTAAGGGATGGCTGGACTTTGACGCGATAGTGGCGACCCCGGACATAATGGGCGCGGTCGGAAAGCTCGGAAAGGTACTCGGCCCCAGGGGCCTCATGCCGAACCCCAAGCTCGGCACCGTTACTTTCGAAGTCAAGAAGGCGGTTTCGGACCTTAAGGCCGGAAAGGTCGAGTTCAGGGTGGACAAGGCCGGGAACATCCATGTGCCGGTCGGGAAGGCTTCCTTTGGCGCGACCAAGCTCAAGGAGAACTTCCTTGCGCTCATGGAGGCCATCGTAAAGGCCAAGCCGGCGGCGAGCAAGGGCACTTATCTGAGGAGCCTTTTCCTCTCCACGACCATGGGCCCGAGCATCAGGCTCAACCCGGTCGAGGTAAGGAACCTCTTCAAGTAG